From the genome of Mycetocola spongiae, one region includes:
- a CDS encoding MFS transporter — translation MTSTRSLPAGLIALALGGFGIGLTEFVIMGLLPEVARDFAVSEAAAGWLISGYALSVIAGALGLTVLTIRRPRKGVLAWLLILFILGNLISALAPTYTIMLLGRIVAALCHGAFFGIGSVVAANLVAPERRNFAVAVMFGGLTTANVLGVPLGTFLGQAAGWRSTFWAITVIGVIALLGVLALVPRSVNTGATPSLRRELSAFRSSQVWLTLGVTVFGFGGMFGAFTYIAYTLTEVSGFAVTAVPWLLIVFGLGQFLGNIGGGWAADRFGDRALIALFALLALVLVFFALSAASPRLTILSLLLMGGIGFGSVPGLQTRVMISAPGAPTLASGANIAAFNLGNALGAWLGGLGIAAGLGYVSPLWLGAGLVLIALILMLPAARGAAAARAHAA, via the coding sequence ATGACTTCCACTCGCTCGCTCCCGGCCGGGCTGATCGCCCTCGCGCTCGGGGGCTTTGGCATCGGGCTCACCGAATTTGTGATCATGGGTCTGCTGCCCGAGGTCGCCCGCGATTTTGCGGTCAGCGAGGCCGCCGCGGGCTGGCTGATCTCGGGCTATGCGCTGAGCGTGATCGCCGGGGCGCTGGGCCTCACCGTGCTCACCATCCGCCGCCCGCGCAAGGGGGTGCTCGCCTGGCTGTTGATCCTCTTTATCCTGGGCAACCTGATCAGCGCCCTCGCCCCGACCTATACGATCATGCTGCTCGGTCGGATCGTGGCCGCCCTGTGCCACGGCGCATTTTTTGGCATCGGCAGCGTGGTGGCCGCCAACCTGGTGGCCCCCGAGCGCCGCAATTTTGCCGTGGCCGTGATGTTTGGTGGGCTCACCACCGCCAATGTACTCGGCGTGCCTCTGGGAACCTTCCTCGGCCAGGCGGCCGGCTGGCGCTCCACGTTCTGGGCGATCACCGTGATCGGCGTGATCGCGCTGCTGGGCGTGCTCGCCCTGGTGCCACGCTCGGTTAATACCGGGGCGACGCCCTCGCTGCGCCGCGAGCTCTCCGCGTTCCGCAGCTCCCAGGTCTGGCTCACGCTCGGCGTGACCGTCTTTGGTTTTGGCGGCATGTTTGGGGCCTTCACCTATATCGCCTATACCCTCACCGAGGTGAGTGGATTCGCGGTGACGGCGGTGCCCTGGCTGCTGATCGTTTTTGGGCTGGGGCAGTTCCTGGGCAATATCGGCGGGGGCTGGGCCGCGGATCGTTTTGGCGACCGCGCCCTGATCGCCCTCTTTGCGCTGCTCGCGCTTGTGCTGGTGTTTTTTGCCCTCAGCGCGGCCTCGCCCCGGCTCACGATCCTCTCGCTGCTGCTGATGGGAGGCATCGGCTTTGGCTCGGTGCCCGGCCTTCAGACGCGCGTGATGATCTCTGCGCCGGGCGCACCCACGCTCGCCTCGGGCGCCAATATCGCCGCGTTTAACCTCGGTAATGCGCTGGGTGCCTGGCTCGGTGGGCTGGGCATCGCGGCGGGCCTGGGCTATGTCTCGCCGCTGTGGCTGGGGGCCGGGCTGGTGCTGATCGCGCTGATCCTGATGCTGCCCGCCGCGCGCGGGGCCGCGGCAGCGCGCGCACACGCCGCGTAG
- a CDS encoding MarR family winged helix-turn-helix transcriptional regulator, giving the protein MGIADGAVELRARGWRTLAALHGRIEGALERALGEELSLSVVEYTVLDALQRQDGWHMRMQQLAHAAALSPSATTRLVTRLEDRGLLTRILCADDRRGIYTELTAAGRDLLARAAPVHEATLKRVLAEAREDPEVAPLAEALGTL; this is encoded by the coding sequence ATGGGTATCGCCGACGGAGCCGTGGAATTACGCGCCCGGGGCTGGCGCACGCTGGCCGCGCTGCACGGCCGCATCGAGGGTGCGCTCGAACGCGCGCTCGGCGAGGAGCTCTCCCTCTCGGTCGTGGAATATACAGTGCTCGACGCGCTCCAGCGCCAGGACGGCTGGCATATGCGCATGCAGCAGCTCGCGCATGCGGCCGCCCTGAGCCCCAGCGCCACCACGCGCCTGGTCACCCGGCTCGAGGATCGGGGGCTCCTCACCCGCATTCTCTGCGCCGATGACCGCCGCGGAATCTATACCGAACTCACCGCCGCGGGACGCGATCTACTCGCGCGGGCGGCCCCCGTACACGAGGCCACACTGAAGCGCGTGCTCGCCGAGGCCCGCGAGGACCCCGAGGTCGCGCCGCTCGCCGAGGCGCTGGGCACGCTCTAG
- a CDS encoding PTS sugar transporter subunit IIB, translated as MHIVAICGAGVGTSGILKVNAERVLQRLGIEAEVTASDAASVQTAAADAQVILTSPELVSAIGKTYADVVVINNYFDLEELSEKLLRALG; from the coding sequence ATGCATATCGTGGCAATCTGTGGCGCCGGCGTGGGCACCTCCGGCATCCTCAAGGTGAATGCCGAGCGGGTATTGCAGCGCCTCGGCATCGAGGCCGAGGTCACGGCCTCCGATGCCGCCTCGGTGCAGACCGCCGCGGCCGATGCCCAGGTGATTCTGACCTCGCCCGAGCTGGTCTCGGCGATCGGAAAAACCTATGCCGATGTGGTTGTGATTAATAACTATTTTGACCTGGAGGAGCTCTCCGAGAAGCTGCTGCGCGCGCTCGGCTAG
- a CDS encoding PTS sugar transporter subunit IIA, which produces MPLPPLPDSAISLHAAAEDWRSAVRLAGDALAHAGFTTEEYSARMVQVVEEYGAYIVIAPGLALAHARPGADVLSPGVSVVTLSEPVNFGHPHNDPVNVLIGLAVTGAEEHVTSVAELANVFNDARSIPALAEATTPERVREILGARATSEE; this is translated from the coding sequence ATGCCGTTGCCCCCGCTTCCCGATTCCGCCATCAGCCTGCACGCCGCCGCCGAGGACTGGCGCTCGGCGGTGCGCCTGGCCGGGGACGCGCTGGCCCATGCCGGGTTCACCACCGAGGAATACTCCGCCCGCATGGTGCAGGTGGTGGAGGAATACGGGGCCTATATTGTGATCGCTCCGGGCCTCGCGCTTGCCCATGCCCGGCCCGGCGCGGATGTGCTCTCCCCGGGCGTGAGCGTCGTGACGCTCTCCGAGCCTGTCAACTTCGGGCACCCGCATAATGATCCGGTGAACGTGCTGATCGGGCTGGCCGTGACCGGCGCCGAGGAACACGTCACGAGCGTGGCCGAGCTGGCCAATGTTTTTAACGATGCCCGGTCGATCCCGGCACTCGCGGAAGCCACCACCCCCGAACGCGTGCGCGAGATTCTGGGCGCCCGCGCGACCTCCGAGGAGTAA
- a CDS encoding adenosine deaminase — MSNSAKYTLPGGIDLGALPKVSLHDHLDGGLRPQTILDLAAAIDLDTPADNAADLAEWFLDQCNAGNLVDYLKTFDLSTAVMQTREGLTRVAREFVEDLAADGVIYGEVRWAPEQHLARGLSLDEAVEAVQEGLEQGVDAIRAIGRDIEVGQLVTAMRHADRALEIAELAVRHRDRGVVGFDIAGAEDGFLPSKHRVAFDYLAQEYFPVTVHAGEAAGIESIKSALFDGRALRLGHGVRLAEDINVERSDDDNVYVTMGNLSHWINDREIVLELSPSSNLQTGAIEAWGEELIDHPFDMLYQLGFKVTVNVDNRTMSGTTLTRELALLVEAFDYDLEDLEILQLNAAAGAFMPVEDREFLIEQIKAGFDAAANA; from the coding sequence GTGAGTAATTCAGCGAAGTACACCCTGCCCGGCGGTATCGACCTGGGCGCCCTGCCCAAGGTATCCCTGCACGACCACCTCGACGGTGGCCTGCGCCCGCAGACCATCCTCGACCTGGCCGCGGCCATCGACCTGGACACCCCCGCCGATAACGCCGCCGACCTGGCCGAGTGGTTTCTCGACCAGTGCAACGCGGGCAACCTCGTGGACTACCTCAAAACCTTTGACCTCTCCACCGCCGTGATGCAGACCCGCGAGGGCCTCACGCGCGTGGCCCGCGAATTTGTTGAGGACCTCGCGGCCGATGGCGTGATCTACGGCGAGGTGCGCTGGGCCCCCGAGCAGCACCTGGCCCGCGGCCTGAGCCTGGACGAGGCCGTCGAGGCCGTGCAGGAGGGCCTGGAGCAGGGCGTCGACGCGATCCGCGCCATCGGCCGCGATATCGAGGTGGGCCAGCTGGTCACCGCGATGCGCCATGCCGACCGCGCGCTGGAGATCGCCGAGCTCGCCGTGCGCCACCGCGACCGCGGAGTGGTGGGCTTTGATATTGCCGGGGCCGAGGACGGCTTCCTGCCCTCCAAGCACCGCGTGGCCTTTGATTATCTGGCCCAGGAATACTTCCCCGTCACCGTGCACGCGGGAGAGGCCGCGGGCATCGAGTCGATTAAGAGCGCGCTCTTTGACGGCCGCGCCCTGCGCCTGGGCCACGGCGTGCGCCTGGCCGAGGATATCAACGTGGAGCGCAGCGACGACGATAACGTCTATGTGACCATGGGCAATCTCTCGCACTGGATCAACGACCGCGAGATCGTCCTGGAGCTCAGCCCCTCCTCCAACCTGCAGACCGGCGCCATCGAGGCCTGGGGCGAGGAACTGATCGACCACCCCTTTGACATGCTCTATCAGCTCGGCTTTAAGGTCACCGTCAACGTGGATAACCGCACGATGAGCGGCACCACCCTCACGCGCGAGCTGGCCCTCCTGGTCGAGGCCTTCGATTATGACCTGGAGGATCTGGAGATCCTGCAGCTCAACGCCGCGGCCGGAGCGTTTATGCCGGTCGAGGATCGCGAGTTCCTGATCGAGCAGATCAAGGCCGGATTTGATGCGGCGGCCAACGCATAG
- a CDS encoding thymidine phosphorylase yields MSQNRNEPFAAVDIIGIKREGGVLSGEQIRWVVDAFTRGYVAPEQMSALAMAILLNGCDRREIRDLTLAMVDSGERLDFSGLGKPTTDKHSTGGVGDKTTLPLMPLVASFGVAVPQLSGRGLGHTGGTLDKLEAIPGWRADLTREEMFAALREVGGVVCAATAELAPADRELYRLRDATGTVRSIPLIASSIMSKKIAEGTGALVLDVKFGAGAFMVGRADARELARTMVELGTDAGVSTRALLTRMDSPLGLAIGNANEVREAVEVLAGGGPADVRELVLELAREMLSAAGRDGEDVAAALDDGRAMDRWRRAVRAQGGDPDAPLARAPERHEVRAARDGILTRQDALAFGLAAWRLGAGRARAQDPVLHDVGIDLAAKPGDAVRTGDLLFTLSARSEDRFPAALEALQNAWDISPVGTNYRAEPLIAERLA; encoded by the coding sequence ATGTCGCAGAACCGGAACGAGCCCTTTGCGGCCGTGGATATTATCGGCATAAAGCGCGAGGGCGGGGTGCTCTCCGGCGAACAGATTCGCTGGGTCGTGGACGCGTTCACGCGCGGCTATGTGGCACCCGAACAGATGTCGGCGCTCGCGATGGCGATCCTGCTTAACGGCTGCGACCGCCGCGAGATCCGCGATCTGACCCTCGCGATGGTGGACTCGGGGGAGCGGCTGGACTTCTCCGGCCTCGGAAAACCCACCACCGATAAACACTCCACGGGCGGCGTGGGCGATAAAACCACGCTGCCCCTGATGCCGCTCGTGGCGAGCTTTGGCGTGGCGGTGCCCCAGCTCTCCGGCCGCGGCCTGGGGCATACCGGCGGCACCCTGGATAAGCTCGAAGCGATTCCCGGCTGGCGCGCGGATCTGACCCGCGAGGAGATGTTTGCGGCGCTGCGCGAGGTTGGCGGCGTGGTCTGCGCCGCGACCGCGGAGCTGGCCCCCGCCGATCGCGAGCTCTACCGGCTGCGCGATGCCACGGGAACCGTGCGCTCGATCCCGCTGATCGCCTCAAGCATCATGTCCAAGAAGATCGCGGAGGGCACCGGCGCACTGGTGCTCGACGTAAAATTTGGCGCGGGCGCGTTTATGGTGGGACGCGCGGATGCGCGCGAGCTGGCCCGCACGATGGTGGAGCTGGGAACCGACGCGGGCGTGAGCACGCGCGCGCTACTGACCCGGATGGACTCCCCGCTGGGCCTGGCCATCGGCAATGCCAATGAGGTGCGCGAGGCGGTGGAGGTCCTGGCCGGGGGCGGCCCCGCGGATGTGCGCGAGCTGGTGCTGGAACTGGCCCGGGAGATGCTCTCGGCGGCCGGGCGCGATGGCGAGGACGTGGCCGCCGCGCTGGATGACGGCCGCGCGATGGACCGCTGGCGGCGCGCGGTGCGCGCGCAGGGCGGCGATCCCGATGCGCCGCTGGCCCGCGCGCCCGAGCGCCACGAGGTGCGTGCGGCGCGCGATGGCATCCTCACCCGCCAGGACGCGCTGGCCTTTGGCCTGGCCGCGTGGAGGCTGGGCGCGGGCCGGGCCCGCGCCCAGGATCCGGTGCTGCACGATGTGGGAATCGACCTCGCGGCCAAGCCCGGGGATGCCGTGCGCACGGGGGATCTCCTGTTCACGCTGTCCGCGCGCTCGGAGGATCGTTTCCCCGCGGCGCTTGAGGCCCTGCAGAATGCCTGGGATATTTCCCCCGTGGGCACCAATTATCGCGCGGAACCGCTGATCGCCGAGCGCCTCGCCTGA
- a CDS encoding mannose-1-phosphate guanylyltransferase, producing the protein MRSALDRFYSVIPAGGVGSRLWPLSRADAPKFLHDLTGSGSTLLRATWDRLAPIAGDQKIMVVTGRAHRAAVEKQLPGLADSNIVLEADPRDSSVAIGLAAAILVRRDPDVIIGSFAADHVISGDRLFRAAVNEAVLAADAGFIATIGITPTEPAVGFGYIKSSGALDIAGAGSALGVECFVEKPDLATAQGYLSDGGYLWNAGMFITRADVLLEELGRNQPELRDTLLELAAAWDDAATRGPAVDRLWPTLKKIAIDYSVAEPAAAAGRLAVIPGEFKWDDVGDFASLAKLNTNGNSGDLAILGENARVLADSSSGIVVSETGRVISLIGVKNIVVVDTEDALLVTTSENAQRVKSVVDALKISGRNDLL; encoded by the coding sequence ATGAGATCCGCACTAGATCGTTTCTATAGCGTTATTCCGGCCGGGGGAGTGGGGTCCCGTCTGTGGCCGCTCTCCCGGGCCGACGCTCCCAAGTTTTTGCACGACCTGACCGGATCGGGCAGCACCCTGCTGCGCGCCACCTGGGATCGGCTCGCGCCGATCGCGGGTGACCAAAAAATCATGGTGGTCACCGGCCGCGCGCACCGCGCCGCCGTGGAAAAGCAGCTCCCGGGGCTGGCCGATAGCAATATTGTGCTCGAGGCAGACCCGCGCGATTCCTCGGTGGCCATCGGCCTGGCCGCCGCGATCCTCGTGCGCCGCGACCCCGATGTGATCATCGGCTCCTTCGCCGCCGACCACGTGATCTCGGGCGACCGGCTGTTCCGCGCCGCTGTAAACGAGGCCGTGCTGGCCGCCGATGCCGGCTTCATCGCCACGATCGGTATCACCCCCACCGAACCCGCCGTGGGCTTTGGCTATATCAAGTCCTCCGGGGCGCTGGATATCGCCGGCGCCGGCAGCGCCCTCGGCGTGGAGTGCTTTGTGGAAAAGCCCGATCTGGCCACCGCGCAGGGCTATCTGAGCGATGGCGGCTACCTCTGGAACGCCGGAATGTTCATCACCCGCGCGGATGTGCTGCTGGAGGAACTGGGCCGCAATCAGCCCGAGCTGCGCGATACCCTCCTGGAGCTCGCGGCCGCCTGGGACGATGCCGCTACCCGGGGCCCCGCCGTGGACCGGCTCTGGCCCACGCTCAAAAAGATCGCGATCGATTATTCGGTGGCCGAGCCCGCCGCCGCCGCGGGCCGCCTCGCGGTGATCCCCGGCGAGTTTAAATGGGACGATGTGGGAGATTTTGCCTCGCTCGCGAAGCTGAATACCAATGGCAACTCCGGGGACCTCGCGATCCTCGGCGAGAATGCCCGCGTGCTGGCCGATTCCTCGAGCGGAATCGTTGTGAGCGAAACCGGCCGCGTGATCAGCCTGATCGGCGTAAAAAACATCGTGGTGGTGGATACCGAGGATGCCCTGCTGGTGACCACAAGCGAGAATGCCCAGCGCGTAAAAAGCGTGGTGGACGCGCTGAAAATCTCGGGACGTAACGACCTACTCTAA
- the sdhC gene encoding succinate dehydrogenase, cytochrome b556 subunit: MWSWVLHRITGVAIFFFLLVHVLDTALVRVSPEAYNAVIGTYQTPIMGLGEVGLVGAIVFHAFNGIRIILVDFWSKGTRYQKLMFWVVIALWVITMLAFVPRHLINVFSH, from the coding sequence ATGTGGTCGTGGGTACTGCACCGAATTACCGGTGTGGCTATCTTCTTCTTCCTCCTCGTACACGTGCTGGACACTGCCCTGGTGCGAGTATCGCCGGAGGCGTATAACGCCGTCATCGGAACGTATCAGACGCCGATCATGGGTCTGGGCGAGGTGGGCCTCGTGGGCGCCATCGTTTTCCACGCGTTTAACGGTATCCGCATCATCCTCGTGGACTTCTGGTCCAAGGGAACGCGCTATCAGAAGCTGATGTTCTGGGTCGTGATCGCCCTCTGGGTCATCACGATGCTCGCCTTTGTGCCGCGGCACCTGATCAACGTGTTCAGTCACTAG
- a CDS encoding succinate dehydrogenase hydrophobic membrane anchor subunit, with protein sequence MTSTALQAPRSARGRSTGVNWEKWGWLYMRVSGVILVVLIFGHLFVNLWSGTGVSAINFGFVAGKWAEPFWQWWDVAMLWLALIHGGNGMRTIVNDYARGKTTRGVLKVAILAAVAILIILGTLVVFTFDPCPTGGPAELLPSFCK encoded by the coding sequence ATGACTTCAACAGCACTCCAGGCCCCCCGCAGCGCGCGCGGCCGCTCCACCGGTGTTAACTGGGAAAAATGGGGCTGGCTCTATATGCGAGTCTCCGGCGTTATCCTCGTGGTCCTGATCTTCGGTCACCTCTTTGTGAACCTGTGGTCGGGCACCGGCGTCAGCGCCATCAACTTTGGTTTTGTGGCCGGTAAGTGGGCCGAGCCGTTCTGGCAGTGGTGGGATGTGGCCATGCTCTGGCTCGCCCTGATCCACGGCGGCAACGGCATGCGCACGATCGTGAACGACTACGCCCGGGGCAAGACCACGCGCGGCGTCCTCAAGGTGGCCATCCTGGCCGCCGTCGCCATCCTCATCATCCTGGGTACCCTCGTGGTATTCACGTTTGATCCCTGCCCGACCGGTGGCCCGGCCGAGCTTCTCCCGTCGTTCTGCAAATAG